The following proteins are encoded in a genomic region of Novosphingobium sp. PP1Y:
- a CDS encoding MFS transporter gives MTRGSTIARGAKLSFIERISYGFGDFGYSLPYNAVGAFLLYYYTVVAKMPAAAVGTIFLTARLFDAAVDMGVGVLVDKTRTRWGQARPYILFTAVPYSLVFIMIFMVPDWGEYGKLAWAFVSFNLLGILMSFGSIPYTALLPMMTPDTGERLKLSSMRSIGTSISVIMGTAATMPLVSLFGGGDEQKGFLCVALLFAALSLIALLSLFRNCHERHERAEAPDFPILPAVRDMLRNRAWLVAFVFTLLYFVRFGAMISVTAFFAIDVLRKPWMISFMLPAISGMLLLSAFIAPPILSRTGIRAGCVGALLVSIGLFALLPWLEAAPFAFLAVYFTASITTSLTITAIFTMIAEAVDFHELLFGVRYEGLLSAGVSLATKIGMAVGSAAIAYCLAWASYSPDAVSEEARSVIRWSYYGWPILLLTLQLICILFWPMGRANKPHGETAEYDQLDYVSAQS, from the coding sequence GTGACTCGCGGCTCGACGATTGCCCGCGGGGCCAAACTCTCTTTCATAGAGCGCATCAGCTACGGCTTCGGGGATTTCGGCTACAGCCTACCGTATAACGCCGTCGGCGCGTTTCTGCTCTATTATTACACCGTAGTTGCAAAGATGCCGGCAGCGGCCGTGGGCACAATCTTCCTCACCGCAAGGCTTTTCGACGCCGCCGTCGACATGGGAGTAGGCGTTCTTGTAGACAAGACGCGCACGCGGTGGGGCCAGGCCAGGCCCTACATTCTGTTCACTGCTGTGCCCTACAGCCTTGTCTTCATCATGATCTTCATGGTGCCCGACTGGGGTGAATACGGCAAGCTCGCCTGGGCATTCGTCTCGTTCAATCTTCTGGGCATTCTGATGTCCTTCGGTTCGATACCTTATACTGCCCTGCTTCCGATGATGACGCCGGACACGGGAGAGCGCTTGAAGCTCAGTTCCATGCGCTCGATCGGGACTTCGATTTCCGTCATCATGGGCACCGCGGCAACGATGCCGCTCGTCTCGCTGTTCGGCGGCGGGGATGAACAGAAGGGCTTTCTTTGCGTTGCGCTGCTATTTGCGGCACTGTCGCTGATTGCACTGCTTTCACTGTTCCGTAACTGCCATGAGCGCCATGAACGTGCCGAGGCGCCCGACTTTCCCATCCTGCCGGCCGTCCGCGATATGCTGCGCAACCGCGCCTGGTTGGTCGCCTTCGTGTTCACCCTTCTCTATTTCGTGCGCTTCGGCGCCATGATCTCCGTCACGGCCTTCTTCGCGATCGATGTCCTCAGAAAGCCCTGGATGATCTCTTTCATGCTGCCGGCCATTTCGGGAATGCTTCTGCTCTCAGCATTCATCGCGCCGCCCATCCTGTCACGAACGGGGATACGGGCAGGCTGCGTCGGCGCGCTTCTCGTATCGATTGGCCTTTTTGCACTACTGCCGTGGCTCGAAGCTGCGCCGTTTGCTTTTCTTGCCGTCTATTTTACCGCTTCCATCACGACTTCCCTTACGATCACCGCCATTTTCACGATGATCGCGGAGGCCGTGGATTTCCATGAGCTTCTCTTCGGCGTACGCTACGAAGGCCTGCTGTCAGCGGGGGTGAGCCTGGCAACCAAGATCGGCATGGCAGTGGGATCGGCGGCCATCGCCTACTGCCTGGCTTGGGCCAGCTATTCGCCCGATGCAGTGAGCGAAGAAGCGCGCAGCGTGATTCGCTGGTCTTACTATGGTTGGCCAATCCTGCTTCTCACCCTGCAACTCATCTGCATCCTGTTCTGGCCCATGGGCCGGGCGAACAAGCCACATGGCGAAACCGCCGAGTACGACCAATTGGACTACGTTTCCGCGCAGTCCTGA
- a CDS encoding LLM class flavin-dependent oxidoreductase, translating to MRFSVFLNARSLGPEQDRKLMKDLEGHAKLASELGFDAIFLPDHHFNGYMPIASDSFIFAAYLAAQMPDMHFGFSVVSVPLHHPVRLTERINLLDQITDGKLLVGVGSGTTPEEMIGFAVDYRNAGAISEGNLAIAEKLWSKRMEDPAVEIDNGPYQGKVLQRITPAPYTEGHARLMPVAMKESSARRAAENAWPAFIPAFTPPKIGGTEPFLHVKKWFEIYRGMLNEAGHDEATIKSALDWTTHTYQAVHIAETDEQARDELEIILRGYQDAVDRENAFNRRAESDEANTKTDRTPSALDEDYIGTWCLYGSPETVIEHLRPYQELGIGNILCGTTTGPLTDQRLAFGNRTLELMASKVMPALEGMQVA from the coding sequence ATGCGTTTTTCGGTTTTTCTAAATGCCCGCTCGCTCGGTCCCGAGCAGGACCGCAAGCTGATGAAAGATCTGGAAGGCCATGCCAAACTGGCGTCCGAACTCGGGTTTGACGCGATCTTCCTGCCCGATCATCACTTCAACGGTTACATGCCGATCGCCAGCGACAGTTTCATCTTCGCCGCCTACCTGGCAGCGCAGATGCCGGACATGCACTTCGGCTTTTCCGTCGTATCAGTGCCTCTGCACCATCCCGTGCGCCTGACCGAACGGATCAATCTTCTCGACCAGATCACCGACGGCAAGCTGTTGGTCGGTGTCGGTTCGGGGACCACGCCCGAGGAAATGATCGGTTTTGCGGTCGATTATCGCAATGCCGGGGCGATCTCGGAAGGTAACCTGGCCATTGCGGAAAAGCTCTGGTCCAAGCGGATGGAGGACCCTGCCGTCGAGATCGACAACGGTCCTTACCAGGGCAAGGTCCTGCAGCGGATCACGCCAGCGCCGTACACGGAAGGGCACGCGCGCCTGATGCCGGTCGCGATGAAGGAATCGAGCGCGCGGCGCGCGGCAGAGAATGCCTGGCCTGCGTTCATTCCGGCTTTTACGCCGCCGAAGATTGGCGGAACGGAACCGTTCCTTCACGTCAAGAAGTGGTTCGAGATCTACAGGGGCATGTTGAACGAAGCTGGGCACGACGAGGCGACCATCAAGTCGGCTCTCGACTGGACAACGCATACCTATCAGGCTGTACACATCGCCGAGACCGATGAGCAGGCGCGTGACGAGCTGGAGATCATCCTGCGCGGTTACCAGGATGCGGTTGATCGCGAAAATGCCTTCAACCGCCGCGCTGAAAGCGACGAGGCCAATACCAAGACCGATCGCACGCCCAGCGCTCTGGATGAAGATTATATCGGGACCTGGTGTCTTTATGGGTCGCCGGAAACGGTCATCGAGCATCTCCGACCGTACCAGGAGCTGGGGATCGGCAACATCCTTTGCGGTACTACGACCGGTCCGCTGACCGACCAGCGCCTCGCCTTCGGGAACCGGACACTCGAACTCATGGCAAGCAAGGTCATGCCGGCGCTGGAGGGCATGCAAGTCGCTTAA
- a CDS encoding ThuA domain-containing protein encodes MNLLKGAATAAIIAMLGVPAMAQVIVHPPYRPPETVQRVAIPVDPAEKRLKVLIISGQNSYEHDWTGVDNMLRTLLQDSGRFDVRVTEDFDHGSLALLKSYDVVLLNYSSRWVYDDKEEHRWSPEAERALFDYVRQGGGLVAYHSSFTWGYNWPEYRELVGAVMEPGTSRRSPPGAFPVHIVDRQHPITAGMREYVWTYNDDMYTNMSFAPGAKIHVLATAHDAAASYDPKLAGPKYPASAYTKEKLAKMEGIDADHPQVWTQDYGKGRVFSITIGHDEVSLHFAGLQTLILRGTEWAGTGKVTLPVPEDAADYSTTP; translated from the coding sequence GTGAACCTTCTGAAAGGGGCAGCAACCGCGGCTATCATTGCGATGCTCGGTGTTCCGGCCATGGCACAAGTCATCGTCCATCCGCCTTATCGCCCCCCCGAGACCGTGCAGCGCGTCGCGATCCCGGTCGATCCGGCGGAAAAGCGGCTCAAGGTCCTGATCATCAGCGGGCAGAACAGCTATGAGCACGACTGGACCGGCGTTGACAACATGCTGCGCACACTGCTTCAGGACAGCGGCCGCTTCGACGTAAGGGTAACCGAGGATTTCGATCATGGCAGCCTTGCCTTGCTGAAGTCCTACGATGTCGTTCTCCTCAACTATTCCTCGCGATGGGTTTACGACGACAAGGAGGAGCATCGCTGGTCGCCCGAGGCTGAAAGGGCTCTCTTCGATTATGTGAGGCAGGGCGGCGGCCTGGTCGCCTATCACTCGTCATTCACATGGGGCTACAATTGGCCCGAGTACCGCGAACTGGTCGGCGCCGTCATGGAGCCGGGCACGAGCAGGCGATCTCCACCCGGGGCATTCCCGGTGCATATTGTCGACAGGCAGCATCCGATCACGGCAGGCATGCGCGAGTACGTCTGGACCTACAACGATGACATGTACACCAACATGAGCTTCGCACCCGGCGCCAAGATCCACGTCCTGGCTACTGCGCACGATGCCGCGGCGAGTTACGACCCGAAGCTGGCTGGCCCAAAGTATCCGGCAAGTGCCTACACCAAGGAAAAGCTTGCAAAGATGGAGGGCATCGATGCCGATCATCCTCAAGTGTGGACGCAGGACTACGGCAAAGGACGCGTCTTTTCGATCACCATCGGTCATGACGAAGTATCCCTGCATTTCGCCGGACTTCAGACACTGATCCTGCGCGGAACGGAATGGGCCGGAACTGGCAAGGTGACGCTTCCCGTGCCTGAAGATGCGGCGGACTATTCAACCACTCCGTAA
- a CDS encoding TonB-dependent receptor, with protein sequence MDVVGQEKISQAGFSNASDLGKISPSVQINEDQGQVKITVRGVGTTSIDEAQDTSVVANVDGEYINRPNAFSVALFDLERVEVLRGPQGTLYGRNSTGGAVNFITRKPGKEFGVNATASYGNYNAIRLDAGVDMPIGNMAGVRVAGFYDDRDGYVKHPAGGGFFVFPAYDAGRSDDNKSYGGRLSLRFDPTDALSINLAGEYAERHFRPAIFAAGDLNAPGNGPTGPGCNAAGFETVAPDYGLTLCVPSSTNLLSQIDRGEYDAPFYGLGSGLDQKTWALRGRVAYEFAPEATLTYIGGYRNFKQGDPSGNEYLTLPVVYRSYQFQDDAKTQSHELRLNGTIGGVIYQVGGFYFKEKLVRESGFLLPTFIFGGSPADPATFLSYFRRLVDSESASAFGQVEVPLADTLTAVGGLRYTHNKRSALYLNAAPFGNGPPDPALLGAGPDRKNFADLAYVQTLDLGSRESKVTWLAGLNWKPDPMTLVYAKATTGFKGGGFDSVGTYKPETNTAYEVGLKKNFGDRGQHQFNLSGFYYDYKDLQVSVLLDTNVGNQIFNAGKATIWGVEAEAAIELSENDHFNASFNYLNSQYDELFAQFNVVCVGCDLNGIGDLDPNTPGVQQPDFAGNTTPFSPKFIITMAYDHVFDLGSAGKVTARMDTLFKSAYYTDFYNYRDGKQRAFTQSGASLEYKPENGRFSVTAFVRNIENKRPLTYGSFVSAGPDDIFNWQFGAPRTYGIRVGADF encoded by the coding sequence ATGGATGTCGTCGGACAGGAAAAGATCTCGCAGGCCGGCTTCAGCAATGCCAGCGATCTCGGTAAGATTTCACCGTCGGTCCAGATCAACGAAGATCAGGGGCAGGTCAAGATTACTGTCCGCGGCGTTGGCACCACTTCAATCGACGAAGCGCAGGATACCTCAGTCGTCGCCAATGTGGACGGCGAGTACATCAATCGTCCCAATGCCTTCAGCGTCGCCCTGTTCGACCTCGAACGGGTCGAAGTGCTGCGCGGGCCTCAAGGCACGCTCTACGGACGAAACTCGACGGGTGGCGCGGTCAATTTCATCACGCGCAAGCCTGGAAAGGAATTCGGGGTCAACGCCACGGCCAGCTATGGCAACTACAACGCCATTCGTCTGGATGCCGGCGTCGACATGCCCATCGGCAACATGGCCGGTGTGCGCGTCGCGGGTTTCTATGACGATCGCGACGGATATGTGAAGCATCCGGCAGGCGGCGGCTTCTTTGTCTTTCCCGCTTATGACGCAGGTCGCTCTGACGATAACAAGTCCTACGGCGGTCGTCTCTCGCTGCGGTTCGACCCCACCGATGCCCTGTCGATCAACCTGGCCGGCGAATATGCAGAGCGGCACTTCCGACCGGCTATCTTCGCGGCGGGAGATCTCAATGCTCCGGGCAACGGTCCCACCGGGCCGGGCTGCAATGCAGCGGGCTTCGAAACCGTGGCGCCGGACTACGGTTTGACCCTCTGTGTTCCCTCAAGCACCAATTTGCTGAGTCAGATTGATCGCGGTGAATACGATGCGCCATTCTATGGGCTAGGTTCAGGGCTCGATCAGAAGACCTGGGCTTTGCGGGGCAGAGTAGCCTACGAGTTCGCGCCCGAGGCGACGCTGACGTACATCGGAGGCTACCGGAACTTCAAGCAGGGCGACCCATCGGGTAACGAATACCTGACCTTGCCCGTGGTCTATCGTTCTTACCAGTTTCAGGACGATGCCAAGACGCAGAGCCACGAATTGCGCCTGAACGGCACGATCGGCGGGGTCATCTATCAGGTTGGCGGATTCTACTTCAAGGAGAAGCTGGTACGTGAAAGCGGCTTCTTGTTGCCGACCTTCATCTTCGGTGGATCGCCTGCCGACCCGGCAACCTTCCTCAGCTATTTCCGCCGCTTGGTCGATAGTGAAAGTGCATCGGCATTCGGACAGGTAGAAGTGCCGCTTGCTGATACGCTAACCGCTGTCGGTGGCTTGCGCTACACCCACAACAAGCGCTCGGCGCTCTACCTCAATGCAGCGCCTTTCGGGAATGGTCCGCCAGACCCCGCGCTCCTTGGTGCCGGTCCGGACCGGAAGAACTTCGCCGACCTTGCCTATGTGCAGACACTCGATCTGGGCAGTCGGGAGAGCAAGGTAACATGGCTTGCCGGGCTCAACTGGAAGCCGGACCCGATGACTCTTGTCTACGCGAAGGCGACGACGGGCTTCAAGGGTGGCGGGTTCGATTCCGTTGGCACCTACAAGCCTGAGACCAACACAGCCTACGAAGTCGGCCTCAAGAAGAACTTCGGTGACAGGGGGCAGCACCAGTTCAACTTGAGCGGCTTCTACTATGACTACAAGGACCTGCAGGTATCGGTTCTGCTTGACACCAACGTCGGTAATCAGATTTTCAATGCCGGCAAGGCAACGATTTGGGGTGTCGAAGCTGAGGCCGCCATTGAACTGAGCGAGAACGATCACTTCAACGCCAGCTTCAATTACCTGAACTCGCAATACGATGAGCTGTTCGCCCAGTTCAACGTGGTCTGCGTCGGATGCGATCTTAACGGTATTGGCGACCTGGATCCGAACACGCCGGGAGTGCAGCAGCCCGACTTTGCAGGGAACACGACCCCGTTCTCTCCGAAATTCATCATTACGATGGCATATGATCATGTGTTCGATCTGGGATCTGCCGGCAAGGTCACTGCCCGGATGGATACCCTGTTCAAGAGTGCCTACTATACCGATTTCTATAACTACCGCGATGGCAAGCAGCGGGCTTTCACGCAATCCGGCGCGAGTCTTGAGTACAAGCCGGAGAACGGGCGGTTTAGCGTGACGGCATTCGTCCGCAACATCGAGAACAAGCGACCGCTCACCTATGGCAGCTTTGTGTCTGCCGGACCGGATGACATCTTCAACTGGCAATTCGGTGCGCCGCGGACTTACGGCATCCGGGTGGGCGCCGATTTCTGA
- a CDS encoding gluconate 2-dehydrogenase subunit 3 family protein, with protein sequence MAIMTHGAGAGIRRREFAGVFAMLALALGIPAAAVHLSRPEDLDEATDLQRRLIAEVSNIVIPRTDTAGAGELGVGDFVILALAHGLEGSRAPMSAQALPVLARFRRPDGSLRHLQWLEHELGIRGKGHFMTLSPDHRRELLRALDAEGFAQDNPQHPWRTIKALILTGYYTSEVGGSQDLRYELTPGRWDPNLPLEPGDRAFSSDWTAVDFG encoded by the coding sequence ATGGCGATCATGACGCACGGTGCAGGCGCAGGGATTCGGCGCAGGGAATTTGCCGGTGTCTTTGCCATGTTGGCATTGGCGCTGGGTATTCCTGCTGCAGCTGTGCATCTGTCGAGACCGGAAGATCTGGATGAAGCAACGGACCTCCAGCGCCGCCTGATAGCCGAGGTCAGCAATATTGTGATCCCCAGGACCGATACCGCTGGCGCAGGAGAGCTTGGCGTCGGCGATTTTGTCATTCTCGCCCTGGCTCACGGCCTCGAAGGATCGCGTGCGCCGATGTCGGCCCAGGCCTTGCCTGTTCTGGCGCGTTTCAGGAGACCAGACGGCTCCTTGCGGCATCTCCAGTGGCTGGAGCACGAGCTTGGCATTCGCGGCAAAGGGCATTTCATGACCCTTTCTCCCGATCACCGGCGCGAGTTGTTACGAGCATTGGATGCCGAGGGCTTCGCACAGGACAACCCACAGCATCCGTGGCGAACGATCAAGGCCCTGATCTTGACGGGCTATTATACCTCTGAAGTCGGCGGTTCGCAGGATCTCCGCTACGAGCTTACTCCGGGGCGCTGGGATCCAAACCTGCCCCTCGAGCCTGGCGATCGGGCCTTTTCCAGCGACTGGACCGCAGTGGACTTTGGTTGA
- a CDS encoding DoxX family protein translates to MKSYRLPVCHLLAVLLALPLAAFFIFVGWNKTFTALEDLRRYGAWTIWLPEWLGRVVGVSEILFAILLLGAISVRTRGVARAAAILLVLNQVIAALFHALHEEFGALPQNGVLSLALLGVFGLLGARRMKIVKEGEF, encoded by the coding sequence ATGAAGTCTTACCGTCTGCCTGTATGCCACCTGCTCGCAGTCCTCCTGGCATTGCCGCTCGCGGCGTTCTTCATCTTCGTTGGCTGGAACAAGACGTTCACAGCGTTGGAGGACTTGCGACGATACGGGGCATGGACGATCTGGCTGCCTGAATGGCTTGGGCGTGTGGTCGGCGTTAGTGAGATCCTGTTCGCGATTCTTCTCCTCGGGGCGATTTCTGTGCGCACTCGGGGAGTGGCCCGCGCGGCAGCCATATTGCTCGTCTTAAACCAAGTGATCGCGGCGCTTTTTCATGCGCTTCACGAAGAATTCGGTGCTCTTCCGCAGAACGGTGTCCTCTCGCTCGCACTGCTTGGCGTATTCGGGCTGTTAGGCGCGAGGCGAATGAAAATTGTCAAAGAGGGAGAATTTTGA
- a CDS encoding nuclear transport factor 2 family protein: protein MLQKVMWRIGAYSMLASTCLAGQMAWAAGTEPGQVAALEAQVAQLQKTAQANADRSAVENLFSRYMYLHNAFQDNQIVDLWAKKGTPDIRAQYSNLGVYTNWDSIISYHRDRPSPIGKLLFHYVTTPIIEVAGDGQTAKGLWIVNGLESGLTDPEHAKNMPDWMFEKDMVDGKKVWMHNVYLKYGIDFIKQDGQWKIWHFHCFEVARAPYGMGWIPFAAAAQDDPFNFDLMYMGDDGKPVFMPKPDGPASVLNNTYRTDTAQKLEARPPEPYRTFSETFAY, encoded by the coding sequence ATGTTGCAGAAAGTGATGTGGCGGATCGGGGCGTACAGCATGCTCGCGTCAACCTGCCTTGCCGGCCAGATGGCATGGGCTGCAGGCACCGAGCCAGGGCAGGTTGCCGCTCTCGAAGCCCAGGTCGCGCAATTGCAGAAGACAGCGCAGGCGAATGCGGATCGGTCGGCTGTCGAGAACCTGTTCTCCCGGTACATGTACCTGCACAACGCTTTCCAGGACAATCAGATTGTCGATCTGTGGGCCAAGAAGGGCACTCCTGACATCCGGGCGCAGTATTCGAACCTTGGTGTTTACACCAATTGGGACAGTATCATCTCCTACCACCGTGACCGGCCGTCTCCGATCGGGAAGCTATTGTTCCACTATGTGACGACGCCAATCATCGAAGTGGCCGGCGATGGTCAGACGGCCAAGGGCCTATGGATTGTCAATGGCCTCGAGTCCGGCTTGACCGATCCTGAGCATGCCAAGAACATGCCTGACTGGATGTTTGAAAAGGATATGGTCGACGGCAAGAAAGTCTGGATGCACAACGTCTACCTCAAGTACGGCATCGACTTCATAAAGCAGGACGGCCAGTGGAAGATCTGGCATTTCCATTGTTTCGAGGTCGCGCGAGCGCCCTATGGAATGGGTTGGATCCCTTTTGCCGCAGCAGCCCAGGACGACCCGTTCAATTTCGATCTCATGTACATGGGTGATGATGGCAAGCCGGTATTCATGCCCAAGCCTGACGGCCCGGCCTCGGTTCTCAACAATACCTACCGCACCGACACCGCGCAGAAATTGGAAGCGAGGCCTCCGGAACCCTATCGCACGTTTAGCGAAACCTTCGCGTACTAA
- a CDS encoding YoaK family protein gives MIAPSDIKSFALPRLLLLLSATTGLVDAASVLGLGKVFTANMTGNVVFLGFAAVGTPGFKVLPAVMALFAFMVGAWCAGHLARAHAALPLRRWLLWAAVIEAALLWIAAAISTKIDVAAQTPEIAVLSVIALTGFAMGLRNATVRSLKVPDLTTTVLTLTITGIAADQTGGRSPNLKRRVGAILSIFAGAAVGALLLLQVGLAVPLLLAGGIVLGATLLFARDPGFALPHAM, from the coding sequence ATGATTGCACCATCCGACATAAAGTCATTCGCTCTACCCCGTTTGTTGCTGCTGCTTTCGGCCACGACTGGCCTCGTGGACGCCGCTTCGGTGCTCGGTCTTGGCAAGGTCTTCACGGCCAACATGACTGGCAACGTCGTCTTCCTCGGCTTTGCAGCGGTGGGAACGCCGGGTTTCAAGGTGTTGCCCGCAGTCATGGCACTGTTTGCCTTCATGGTCGGCGCGTGGTGCGCAGGCCATCTTGCGCGGGCGCACGCCGCATTGCCGCTGCGCCGTTGGCTGCTCTGGGCAGCCGTAATTGAGGCAGCACTATTGTGGATCGCCGCTGCCATTTCGACCAAGATCGACGTGGCGGCTCAGACTCCCGAAATCGCCGTGCTTTCGGTAATAGCGCTGACTGGCTTTGCGATGGGCCTGCGCAACGCCACGGTTCGTTCACTCAAGGTGCCAGACCTGACAACTACCGTGCTGACGCTTACCATTACCGGTATCGCAGCCGACCAGACAGGTGGAAGGTCTCCAAACCTCAAGCGCCGTGTCGGCGCAATACTGTCGATCTTCGCCGGAGCGGCCGTGGGCGCTCTTCTTCTGCTTCAGGTCGGCCTAGCCGTTCCGCTACTGCTGGCAGGGGGTATCGTGCTGGGCGCGACGCTTCTCTTCGCGCGCGATCCGGGCTTCGCCTTGCCCCATGCAATGTGA
- a CDS encoding GMC oxidoreductase, whose translation MEFDAIVVGSGITGGWAAKELTEAGLKVLMLERGRNISHQVDYERETKAPWEMPFRGIGDIEMYEREYPVQMLNRHFTEFTEDHFVNDKANPYSTAAGTDFTWFRSYQLGGRSLTWGRQSYRWSDYDFGANKRDGHGTDWPIRYADLAPWYDHVEEFIGVSGAAEGLAQLPDGKFQPPMALNVVEQHLREVIAERWPGRCLTIGRTANLTRAKPEQGRAHCQYRSICARGCSYGAYFSTQSSTLPAATATGRLTVVTDAVVEQVDFDPKTRRVTGVRWIDTASRERKSAKARIVFLNAGAFNSVQLLLQSASESMPHGLANSSGVLGTHIMDHANTLSAAALMPGFEGRTTFGNRPTGIIIPRYRNLDEMDGQGHTRGFSFQGGAMQSTWTRAKREAGIGEDFKNRMHAIGPWRAVLVGFADCIPRARNRLTLNHAKTDERGLPLLNVEFAFGKEELAALAQAKTEAAEMLTAAGGKVIMGFDRPGPGGTAIHEMGGARMGWDPGTSVLNRWSQSHDIANLFVTDGAQMSSSACQNPSLTYMALTARACDAAVKMLREGAI comes from the coding sequence ATGGAATTTGACGCAATTGTGGTCGGCTCGGGTATTACCGGTGGCTGGGCCGCCAAAGAACTGACCGAGGCGGGCCTGAAGGTCCTGATGCTGGAACGCGGCCGAAATATCAGCCACCAGGTCGACTACGAGCGGGAGACCAAGGCTCCTTGGGAAATGCCCTTTCGGGGCATCGGCGACATTGAAATGTACGAGCGGGAGTACCCGGTGCAGATGCTGAATCGGCATTTCACCGAGTTTACCGAAGATCATTTCGTCAACGATAAGGCTAATCCCTATTCCACGGCTGCCGGCACCGATTTCACGTGGTTCCGCAGTTATCAGCTCGGCGGTCGCTCTTTGACGTGGGGGCGGCAGTCCTATCGCTGGTCGGATTACGATTTCGGCGCGAACAAGCGCGATGGACATGGCACCGACTGGCCGATCCGCTATGCCGATCTTGCTCCATGGTATGACCACGTTGAGGAATTCATCGGCGTTTCCGGTGCGGCTGAGGGCCTTGCCCAATTACCCGACGGCAAGTTCCAGCCACCCATGGCGCTGAACGTGGTCGAACAGCATCTGCGGGAAGTGATCGCTGAGCGGTGGCCCGGGCGCTGCCTGACCATCGGGCGCACGGCCAATCTGACCCGGGCGAAGCCGGAGCAGGGCAGGGCGCACTGCCAATACCGCAGCATCTGTGCTCGCGGCTGCTCCTATGGAGCCTATTTCTCGACCCAATCGTCCACCTTGCCTGCCGCTACGGCGACCGGGCGATTGACGGTGGTAACGGACGCTGTTGTGGAACAGGTGGATTTCGATCCGAAGACCAGGCGCGTCACCGGTGTGCGATGGATCGATACCGCCAGCAGGGAGCGCAAGTCTGCAAAGGCGCGCATTGTCTTCCTGAATGCAGGTGCGTTCAATTCGGTTCAATTGCTCCTGCAGTCGGCAAGCGAATCCATGCCGCACGGTCTTGCCAATTCCAGCGGTGTGTTGGGGACGCATATCATGGACCATGCCAACACCCTCTCAGCCGCCGCTCTCATGCCCGGTTTCGAGGGTCGCACGACGTTTGGCAATCGCCCGACCGGGATCATCATCCCGCGCTATCGCAATCTCGATGAAATGGACGGTCAAGGTCACACACGAGGTTTCTCGTTCCAGGGCGGCGCCATGCAGAGCACCTGGACAAGAGCGAAGCGAGAAGCGGGGATCGGCGAAGACTTCAAGAACCGAATGCACGCGATCGGACCATGGCGGGCTGTCCTGGTTGGCTTCGCCGACTGCATCCCGCGGGCACGAAACCGACTCACGCTCAATCACGCGAAAACCGATGAGCGCGGGCTTCCCCTTCTCAATGTCGAATTCGCCTTCGGCAAGGAGGAGCTTGCCGCGCTGGCACAGGCAAAGACCGAAGCAGCTGAAATGCTGACCGCTGCCGGTGGCAAGGTCATCATGGGATTCGATCGTCCGGGGCCTGGCGGAACCGCCATTCACGAAATGGGCGGCGCGCGCATGGGGTGGGATCCCGGGACTTCGGTGCTGAACAGATGGAGCCAGTCGCATGACATAGCCAATCTGTTCGTCACCGACGGCGCGCAGATGAGCTCGTCGGCCTGTCAGAATCCGTCGCTCACTTACATGGCGCTCACAGCGCGCGCGTGCGATGCCGCAGTCAAGATGCTGCGCGAAGGCGCTATCTGA
- a CDS encoding TetR/AcrR family transcriptional regulator, producing the protein MSDQAEVAKRPRKTTSRTPQQSRSKAALERMLAAARALMLERGSEEFTLMDVEKLGNVSIGSIYLRFNSKENLVRAVITDALAQIEAAEDLLMNQLMSKATNLGEFIPPYTDGFAEILKGNAPILRLSMQKAANDPLIAESGQSAAQHSVMRWTQAITNFSDEIVGQADMKIFAAYQIIYSVLARGLNLSPNGGAEQHYQWDMLKRELGKMVLAYLHTDN; encoded by the coding sequence ATGTCCGATCAAGCCGAAGTCGCAAAGCGCCCCAGAAAGACCACGAGCCGAACTCCACAGCAAAGCCGGAGCAAGGCGGCGCTTGAAAGAATGCTCGCTGCCGCACGCGCACTAATGCTGGAGCGCGGAAGCGAAGAGTTTACCCTGATGGATGTGGAAAAGCTCGGCAACGTCTCCATCGGTTCGATCTATCTGCGCTTCAATTCGAAGGAAAATCTGGTTCGCGCAGTCATTACCGACGCCCTGGCCCAGATCGAGGCAGCAGAAGATCTTCTGATGAACCAGTTGATGTCCAAAGCGACCAACCTTGGAGAATTCATTCCGCCATACACCGATGGGTTTGCCGAAATCCTGAAAGGCAATGCGCCGATACTGCGACTCAGCATGCAGAAGGCAGCCAATGATCCCTTGATTGCGGAATCCGGCCAGTCCGCGGCCCAACACTCAGTCATGCGATGGACGCAGGCGATCACGAATTTCTCCGATGAGATCGTGGGCCAGGCCGACATGAAGATCTTCGCGGCATATCAGATCATATATTCCGTCCTGGCACGCGGGCTGAACCTGTCCCCGAATGGTGGAGCCGAACAGCACTACCAGTGGGACATGCTCAAGCGTGAACTGGGCAAGATGGTCTTGGCCTATCTACACACGGACAACTGA